A part of Methanothermobacter thermautotrophicus genomic DNA contains:
- the mcm gene encoding minichromosome maintenance protein MCM, with protein MKTVDKSKTLTKFEEFFSLPDYKDRVFEAIEKYPNVRSIEVDYLDLEMFDPDLADLLIEKPDDVIRAAQQAIRNIDPLRKNVDLNIRFGGVSNVIPLRELRSKFIGKFVAVDGIVRKTDEIRPRIVKAVFECRGCMRLHEVTQSTNMITEPSLCSECGGRSFRLLQDESEFLDTQTLKLQEPLENLSGGEQPRQITVVLEDDLVDTLTPGDIVRVTGTLRTVRDERTKRFKNFIYGNYTEFLEQEFEELQISEEDEEKIKELAGDPNIYEKIIRSTAPSIHGYREVKEAIALQLFGGTGKELDDKTRLRGDIHILIVGDPGIGKSQMLKYVSKLAPRGIYTSGKGTSGVGLTAAAVRDEFGGWSLEAGALVLGDKGNVCVDELDKMREEDRSAIHEALEQQTISIAKAGIMATLNSRCSVLAAANPKFGRFDSYKSIAEQIDLPSTILSRFDLIFVVEDKPDEEKDRELARHILKTHKEDHMPFEIDPELLRKYIAYARKNVRPVLTDEAMQVLEDFYVSMRASAADEDSPVPITARQLEALVRLSEASAKIKLKEHVEAEDARKAIKLSQACLKQVGYDPETGKIDIDKVEGRTPKSERDKFRLLLELIKEYEDDYGGRAPTNILITEMMDRYNVSEEKVEELIRILKDKGAIFEPARGYLKIV; from the coding sequence ATGAAAACCGTGGATAAGAGCAAGACACTTACAAAATTTGAGGAATTCTTTTCACTGCCGGACTACAAGGACAGGGTATTCGAGGCAATAGAGAAATATCCGAACGTCAGATCAATTGAAGTTGATTACCTGGACCTTGAAATGTTTGACCCTGACCTTGCAGACCTTCTAATCGAAAAACCTGATGATGTTATAAGGGCGGCACAGCAGGCCATAAGGAACATCGACCCCCTCAGAAAGAATGTGGACCTCAACATAAGGTTCGGCGGGGTCAGCAACGTAATACCCCTCAGGGAGCTACGGAGTAAATTCATAGGCAAGTTCGTGGCAGTTGATGGTATAGTCAGGAAGACCGATGAGATAAGGCCCAGGATAGTTAAGGCCGTCTTTGAGTGCCGTGGTTGTATGAGACTCCACGAGGTCACACAGTCAACCAACATGATCACAGAGCCATCACTCTGCTCAGAGTGCGGTGGGAGGTCCTTCAGGCTCCTGCAGGACGAATCAGAGTTCCTGGACACCCAGACCCTGAAACTCCAGGAGCCCCTGGAGAACCTTTCAGGTGGTGAACAGCCCCGGCAGATAACAGTTGTCCTCGAGGACGACCTGGTCGACACCCTCACGCCCGGGGATATCGTGAGGGTGACCGGTACCCTGAGGACTGTTAGGGATGAGAGGACAAAGCGTTTCAAGAACTTCATCTACGGCAACTACACAGAGTTCCTTGAACAGGAATTTGAGGAGCTCCAGATAAGTGAGGAGGATGAGGAGAAGATAAAGGAGCTTGCAGGGGACCCTAACATCTATGAAAAGATCATAAGGTCCACTGCACCATCCATACACGGCTACCGTGAGGTGAAGGAGGCAATAGCCCTCCAGCTCTTCGGGGGAACCGGTAAGGAGCTGGATGATAAGACCAGGCTCCGTGGGGACATCCACATACTCATAGTGGGGGACCCGGGTATCGGTAAGTCACAGATGCTCAAGTACGTCTCAAAGCTGGCCCCCAGGGGGATATACACCAGTGGTAAGGGTACCTCAGGGGTCGGCCTTACAGCTGCTGCTGTGAGGGATGAATTCGGTGGCTGGTCCCTTGAGGCAGGGGCCCTGGTACTCGGGGATAAGGGTAACGTCTGCGTGGACGAGCTTGACAAGATGCGCGAGGAGGACCGCTCAGCCATACACGAGGCCCTGGAGCAGCAGACCATCAGCATAGCCAAGGCCGGGATAATGGCAACCCTGAACTCCCGGTGTTCGGTCCTGGCAGCTGCAAACCCCAAATTTGGAAGATTCGATAGTTACAAGTCGATTGCAGAGCAGATAGACCTTCCATCAACAATACTTTCACGTTTCGACCTCATATTCGTGGTTGAAGACAAACCAGATGAGGAGAAGGACAGGGAGCTTGCAAGGCACATCCTCAAGACCCACAAGGAGGACCACATGCCCTTCGAGATCGACCCGGAACTCCTGAGGAAGTACATAGCCTATGCAAGGAAGAACGTCAGGCCGGTCCTCACTGATGAGGCCATGCAGGTCCTGGAGGACTTCTATGTCTCAATGAGGGCCAGCGCTGCAGATGAGGACTCACCGGTCCCCATAACCGCGAGGCAGCTGGAGGCCCTCGTGCGTCTATCAGAGGCCAGTGCCAAGATAAAACTTAAGGAACATGTTGAGGCAGAGGATGCGAGGAAGGCCATAAAGCTGTCACAGGCCTGCCTCAAACAGGTCGGCTATGACCCCGAGACAGGCAAGATAGATATAGACAAGGTTGAGGGGAGGACACCTAAATCAGAGAGGGATAAGTTCAGACTTCTCCTTGAACTCATAAAGGAATACGAGGATGACTACGGTGGCAGGGCACCTACCAATATTCTTATAACTGAGATGATGGATAGATATAATGTAAGTGAGGAAAAGGTTGAAGAACTGATAAGGATCCTCAAGGACAAGGGTGCCATATTTGAACCCGCAAGGGGATACCTTAAGATAGTCTGA